The following are encoded together in the Streptomyces sp. NBC_01465 genome:
- a CDS encoding purine-cytosine permease family protein, with protein sequence MPGSLVEQRSIDVVPDAERHGTAFSQFTLWLGANLQITAVVTGALAVVFGGNAFWSIFGLLLGNLLGGAVMSLHSAQGPRLGLPQMISSRAQFGVKGAVVPLLLVIVMYVGFFASGSVLAGQAVAKLTHLNDTTGIIIFAVITAVTAAIGYRVIHILGRAASIICALAFIYLGIRLLDRIDLSATLHDHTFSFPVFLLAVSLSASWQLAFGPYVADYSRYLPRTTSARATFWWTLGGTTLGSQWSMTFGVLVAATAGDAFMDSQVGYVVALGGTGLIASALYFVIALGKLTINVLNTYGGFMSMVTSIGGFRAQKTLSARGRSAYITLIMVAGTAVALAGKDSFLSSFKDFLLFLLTFFTPWSAINLVDYYLISRERYDIPALSDPNGRYGAWRWDALLVYGIGLLAQFPFLATSFYTGPLVDPLGGADISWLVGLVIPAALYWLLARRNTSHVPPETILTPVPAGAAV encoded by the coding sequence ATGCCCGGCAGCTTGGTGGAGCAGCGCTCGATCGACGTAGTACCCGATGCCGAGCGCCACGGCACGGCCTTCTCCCAGTTCACACTCTGGCTCGGCGCGAACCTCCAGATCACCGCGGTCGTCACCGGCGCGCTCGCCGTGGTCTTCGGCGGCAACGCCTTCTGGTCGATCTTCGGCCTGCTCCTCGGCAACCTGCTGGGCGGCGCGGTGATGTCGCTCCACTCGGCGCAGGGCCCACGCCTCGGCCTGCCCCAAATGATCAGCTCCCGGGCCCAGTTCGGGGTGAAGGGGGCGGTCGTTCCCCTCCTCCTGGTCATCGTCATGTACGTGGGCTTCTTCGCCAGCGGAAGCGTCCTCGCAGGCCAGGCGGTAGCGAAACTCACGCACCTCAACGACACCACCGGCATCATCATCTTCGCCGTGATCACAGCGGTCACAGCGGCGATCGGCTACCGCGTCATCCACATCCTCGGCCGCGCGGCCAGCATCATCTGCGCCCTCGCCTTCATCTACCTCGGCATACGCCTCCTGGACCGCATCGACCTCTCCGCGACGCTCCACGACCACACGTTCTCCTTCCCGGTCTTCCTCCTCGCGGTCTCCCTCTCCGCCTCCTGGCAGCTGGCGTTCGGCCCGTACGTCGCGGACTACTCCCGCTATCTCCCCCGTACGACCTCGGCCCGCGCCACGTTCTGGTGGACGCTCGGCGGGACGACCCTCGGCTCGCAGTGGTCGATGACGTTCGGTGTCCTGGTCGCGGCGACGGCGGGCGACGCGTTCATGGACAGCCAGGTCGGCTACGTGGTGGCACTCGGCGGCACCGGCCTGATCGCCTCCGCGCTCTACTTCGTGATCGCCCTGGGCAAGCTGACGATCAACGTCCTGAACACCTACGGCGGCTTCATGTCGATGGTGACGAGCATCGGCGGCTTCCGCGCGCAGAAGACCCTCTCCGCGCGCGGCCGTTCGGCGTACATCACCCTGATCATGGTCGCCGGAACAGCGGTGGCCCTGGCCGGCAAGGACAGCTTCCTGTCCTCCTTCAAGGACTTCCTGCTCTTCCTGCTGACCTTCTTCACACCGTGGTCGGCGATCAACCTGGTCGACTACTACCTGATCTCGCGCGAGCGCTACGACATCCCGGCGCTCTCGGACCCCAACGGCCGCTACGGCGCCTGGCGCTGGGACGCGCTCCTGGTCTACGGAATCGGCCTCCTGGCCCAATTCCCGTTCCTGGCAACGTCGTTCTACACGGGCCCCCTGGTCGACCCCCTGGGCGGCGCGGACATCTCCTGGCTCGTAGGCCTGGTGATCCCCGCAGCGCTCTACTGGCTCCTGGCCCGCCGCAACACGTCGCACGTCCCGCCGGAGACGATCCTCACCCCGGTACCGGCCGGAGCAGCCGTCTAG
- a CDS encoding cysteine dioxygenase: MTSYTSALPARTLDKLELHTLVDELAATPELWRPHVAFSDTERHYASLHRDEYVDIWLLCWTRQNDTGWHDHDISSGAVRVVQGVLTESNPRIGGRHLATAVSAGESFHFGPDHIHRLTGATDDAVSIHAYSPPLWRLGQYDITSDGLMRRISVSYADELRPLDIPAA; the protein is encoded by the coding sequence ATGACGTCGTACACGTCCGCCCTCCCCGCCCGCACCCTCGACAAGCTCGAACTCCACACCCTGGTGGACGAGTTGGCGGCAACCCCCGAACTCTGGCGCCCGCACGTCGCCTTCTCCGACACCGAGCGCCACTACGCCTCGCTCCACCGCGACGAGTACGTGGACATCTGGCTGCTCTGCTGGACCCGCCAGAACGACACCGGCTGGCACGACCACGACATCTCCTCGGGCGCGGTCCGCGTGGTCCAGGGCGTACTCACCGAATCGAACCCCCGCATCGGCGGCCGCCACCTCGCGACAGCGGTCTCCGCGGGCGAGTCCTTCCACTTCGGCCCGGACCACATCCACCGCCTCACGGGCGCGACGGACGACGCGGTGTCGATCCACGCGTACTCCCCGCCGCTCTGGCGCCTGGGCCAGTACGACATCACCTCCGACGGCCTGATGCGCCGCATCTCGGTCAGTTACGCGGACGAACTGCGCCCTCTGGACATTCCGGCGGCCTGA